TATTTACCTGTGAGGGGTAGGACGACAAACTCCGCCCACAACAAGAGGTGCACTTTCGGACCTAGAGCGAATCTTAAGCAAGAGGGTTCAGCGAATTTCGTGGTTCTCGAGGGGGATGTTCACAGAAATGCTAGAGGTGAAGTAATCGCACGAGATATGAATGAAAGACTGAAAGTCACATCTAAGAGACTACTTTCCGTGGTTGTGTGGGtacactgaaaaaaagcagctaAAACGAGTAAGATAATCACCTCAATTATATCGAGTACATGGTGAGTAGAGCCCCACCTGGAACGAAGTCAAGTGATGTAGAATACGAAGTACTTACAAATTACTGCACACCTGCATCTCATTCAAGTTATTTTCTACAGATGCATGTTTATACAATATCAAGCCCGCTACTTATACACGAAAGCTATGTCAAGGAAATGACTTAGAACAAGTGAAGAATTATAAACTACTCGATGGAACAGGATTCTGGCAACAAGATACAGAATTATTTGCAGTTTTAATATAGCAGAagcagaaaatggaaaatcctgGTGCTTCAAGGGTAACAGAGCCGACGATAGAACGTTAATGGAATGCAATACACATAACAACTAGATATACACATTGTTTCGGCCTCAACAATGATGTAGACGAAGGAGCGCAGTAGCCGTAATTACGAAACAAACATAGCAAATCTCGCTATAACGTGATTCATGTAAGGATTTCGAAAGTAGGAACGTATGGCTGGTCATCGTAGTTCACGTAGAAGTATCCCTAAGAGTCGTGTAGAGTTAAGTGGCCGGTGTTTTCTTATCAAATCCCAAGCTTAGCCTATAAGCTGTACAACCACacattttgcttcttttttgggTAGAAACTGCGAGGGGGAACTACTGCCTAATACTCTTCTAATTATAAAACGTCAATAGAAGGGAGAGAATGCGATGGCCTAAGGATCCGAAATGACGCGCACATCTGGACGAACGGAACGTGGATCCTCTGAGGAGGCAGGCGATCGATAACCGCCCGAACGAACACCGCCCTCTTCATTCCTCTATGCTAATGACCCGCCAGACTGCGCAATCTCTCCTCTGTTCACCTGGTGATTCCacacatttccagaaaatcacaGTTAAAGTACGAGACCTAGTGAATTAGCGAATCAGTAATAAAGACGGAGAGAACTGAGAAGGGGAAGGCAGAATCCACAGCAAGATCTGTCAAGAAGAAAGGTGTTTTCCCTTCCCATAGTTCAAGAGCAGGATATTTGATGCTGGCTTGTGTTGGAGATACCTGGACACACGAATTCGTTGGGTAAATTAGCGATCGCATAGAGCAGGGCAGTGACTGAAGCTGATCAATATCACCAGTAACCTTCACGCAGGCGGTCGCCGGCATGAGTCACAGATGGTCCTTGAGGACTGACGAGAACTTCTGCGTCAAAATGTTCACAGCAGTGATTATTACACATAGTTCCTCTCATCAGTCAATTCGCATGTCCCTTATCAGGGATAGTGGcttctgtgtatgtgtgcgaatacggaacacttttttttaaagaacctGAGTCGTTTGGACGAATACGAATGAACGAATTTGAGCAAACGAGGTGAAACTTGAAGGTGGAAAGAAACGTTGGGCTCATTTTCTCTCGCACATCTTTCTCATTACAACATATCAGTGGGCGCACCTTCACAAGGGctatcggatttttttttctaaaatgagtACGCGCTTGGCTTCTATGTGTGCTCTGTTTCTATTAACATTTCCATAATGATTGCCTTTGTGTTTTGATTTAGCAACTAAGTTCATGTATTGGTTTTCATGAGTTCTTGCGTTTTGAAGAGAGcatctcattttctctttaGAACTGAGAGGAATAAGAACTCcactaagaaaataaaagtacagTCTAAGCCAAAGTTTTGTTCCCCTTCTCACCTTGCTACGAGTTTCACCAGGTAGTAGAGTTTCATAGAGTCGAAGTAAGGATTCCTTGAAGGCAGAGAATCACTAAATTAACTTGTTTCGACCTCTTCACTAATCCAATAGTTAAAGGTAAGTGTTTCTCTGCTGGGAGATCGCCGTCTTCAAGATCTCCtggtaatccagaaaaaggatttGAAAGACCCTCGAGTGGTTCTATTTCCCCAACGTTACAAGCTATTGCGGGATAACCTCACTAATACATAATAGAACGATGGCATTCGCGCCTGTACTTTGCGGCTGAGGTAACTTCTGCTGCTTACTTGGGATATAGTTGGACTGCGGACGTTCGTCGAGGACTGAGCTACCCGTGTTGTACTGTTATAGTTGTATCGTTGAAGAGAAAAGATCACACAAGGGTGTTTCACAagccttttcttttgttaccAATTGCAGTTGAGCATGATCACGCTCACACCAGCAAACCACCCCTATTTGTGTGGAGATCCCAACACTGTCAGTTTCGTGTTACGCTATCCATGGGCTGCTCATCCAATTTTAGCCCAAAGTGGCATTTGCAAAGAGCGTAAATATGCTACTCTACATGTAAACGGACTTCATCAGTCATAAGGGTACGGAGAGCTGTTTCGTCGTGAGATTTTACCATAAACgtactgtttttatttttccactcTACTGAAAGTAATGAGTTGCCTTATGAAACTCTAAGAATCCCGACTTTCTGGAGGTACCTCACCGTTTGCGCTACCATGTTATAATTTATGAGTCGAACCCTGCCTACAGGCTGATAGAACCCAAGCTCGAAAATTTCTGGTGACACTCTTTTTAAAGGGAGTGTGTCACGAAACTGAAGATGTCGGGATCTTTCATGGAGAATGTAAGGTGCGGAAACTTCTGTTAAGGATACCTTGTGACGCGCCATCCTCGTACATGCGCGGCGTCCGCTAACAGTTTCCCAaactgtttttcaggatggtTAGGGGGAAATGAGCGTGACGACGTTCATATTCGTCATCTAGACTCTCTCTTCTGTCCATGAGAGATCCCCACATCGCCATTTCGAGCTACTTTTGAGGCCTACTCAGTCTCTCCTCTGCCTTGCCATACTCAGACGCGCATCGCGACAACCCAAACATTGATAGGAGCCGACGACTAcaccactttttgaagaagaatgatCAGTTACCTCAGGACTAGGCTTAAACTCTGAACAGTTCATTACTTTCGCAATAGCAAACCTCACAATCCCTTGCACGTGCGtctcctcttaaaggcatcaccccacgaatctgaggtggtgcagatttcaggtggagtattcgtatacgggatgggagactactgagggaggtgattccgtccatttcttgctaattgccgtaaaaacggcccggaagatgcggcgccgcacaagactggcgcgctccaatcgaacctcttgtacttttttacggcaattagcaagaaatggacggaattacctccctctccgtagtctcccatcccgtatacgaatactctacctgaaatccccaccacctcagattcgtggggtgatgcctttaaaggagtATGAGCAAAATTCTAGATAGTGGTTTCAGAAGATAGTGCGCGCCGAGTTCATACCTTGGACAGATAAGCTGCTTTCAATCTTCATCTAGTGattcttcttccagaaaatccccTTCTGTGATTTGATTGTTTGACATTTTGTAAGGCGTACTACGTTTTCTCACGTCAGTGATTGTGCTAAAATAAAATCAGCGAGAGATTGGCTTCGTCATCTTCTCGAGTTGGTAACTACATTTTGGCACTGAAGGATAAATGTGTGAAGTATTAACGTCGATCAATCAGTCTCTGGGAGCATTttgactttaaaggcatcaccccacgaatctgggatggtgtgggtttcaggtgggttatgcctatacaggatagtagattatggggaggagggtgattccgtccatttcttcctaattgccgtaaaaacgacaCGGAAGATCCTGCTttggctgcccgcagagttcacacccgtgcggctgtgaactctgcgggcagcctttgggtgttccggagcgctattttctacgacttcgattggagcgcgctagccttgtgcacgcgccgcatctttcgggcccttttttacggtagttagaaagaaatggacggaatcaccctcctccccataatctacgaccccgtatagacataactcacctgaaacccgcacgaCCCCAGATTGGTGGAGTGATGCATTTAATTCACAATCGTAGAGGTTGATGAATGCGAATACTACCCAAAGAATGACTCACACGCCAGTGTTCCCATTCTTCCAGGCAAATTTGGTACCAAATCCATCAAGGAAATGTTATCTTGCCTTAGAGATTGTCGAACTGCCTACCGCGTAAATCTCTCACTATTGTGTTAACCGCCATACCGTTAGAAACCTTCTCGCAGAAGTTGCGAGAAATTCTAAAATGGAGCTAAGCGATATTCCATCAGCGAACGGAACTAATTACGTAATCATATCGCAAATTCAGGTTACTGCTACGTTCTGATCGGACTACGATACGAGTTGACGTCGAAATCTGTGTTCGTATGGGCAAAACCTGTTCCATAAGCGCATAGCGTGGTGTGAATAGATTctgaaagtttttttgaaacgaagAAGTACTGTCCGATCTGTTTTTAATATAACCGTAATGCAACATCTGACTGCTGAAAAGATTCTAAGGGCGCTAgatgttttatattttgaagtaaaaaggAATTGTCCTCCTATCAACCCCGATGCTGTTTTCACTGGCGTATGTGGCAGGATACCTAACTTTCGACTGTTGACGTAGAGTTTCGGGTACCCTCTTTCACCTGCTCCGAGCGGGGATATATGCTTTAGAAGGAACGCGAAGAACGAAACATTCACAGTGTGGTCGCAACTGAACATAAATTTGGCGTCAAATACCAAATACTTAAAATCCTCCTGTTGAAGATCACTTTGAACCAATCCTTTGACTTATTTATCATGAATCGGCTAGTATTCGTTATGCATAATTGAGGTTTAGTTTATGAGATTTGGTTTTCTTGATCTTTTTCATTATGTCCTCTATGCTCTGATTCGCTTCTCAAAGCTCTGCCTTCTTCCTGTTCATATCAGCTCATAAAAGTGGTTTCGAATAGTTGGAGGATGAAATTTTAGCCCATTTGCTCAGATGACCTCTCCTTTGATTTTCGCTTAAGTTACTGCATCTTACATCCTGAATACACCTTTGTTGTCTTGGTTGTGGTAAAGTTGACCTTGTAgataatttttctctaataTGTTCCCAGTTAATTTCTAGGCAAGGTTCCACGAGGGACAGAATTGGCATTTAATCAGTTGGCTTTTGGTCCTAAAAAGGACTATCTTATTGTGACTGGTGAAGCTTCGATGAAATGTTCTTTATTGCTTCTGCAACCTCAGCCAATACTGTTGCTTATCTCTTTTTGCGGTCTCCTCTCATCGCTTCCCATCGTTCGTGTGAGTGAACGCCGAAATACCAGCTCAAGAGTTTTAGAGATTGTTTCTTTATGACTTGCTCGTGTTCTCGTGAATATGCATCGATTATTGATAGGAATCACCTCTTTTCAGAGCGACTCGATCCGCAGTTTCTTCAGCCAAAACTCCCTACAAAGAAGCAAAcagaattttaaaacaatttttgattgCTAACCCAACCAGTAAGCCACTGTTTTTTGGCAGCAAATATGCTCTGCGTACCAACCATATTTATAGTCAATGCTGTATCGTCCCAAATGCTGAGCAGTGGAATGAGAAGTCCTATGCCGATGATCTTCAAACATCTCTTCTTGAGTATTACGGCTTTTGCTCCTTTTCATGAGAAATCAAATTTCCTTCGGGAGAGTAATGATGCGAGAGGGCTTCACGACAATAGCGTCATAACAGAAAGTTCTTGATTATTAATCTGGTTATGGTACTCGCCACTCGATGACGCTCTGTCCGGCTTTCCAGCCTAAAGAGgttgtttttgatgttttctgaGTTCCCAGGAGTGGTTTTGGTTGTCATGGTAAATCCAGAAAGTCTCCTTGTTTCCACCTTGTGCATACGTATCGTCAGTCGAGTGAAAACAACCATTCTTACTTGCACGGACATTTGGTGCTTTATCGTCAGCTTACATGACCACGTGGTAGAGCTTATCATAGCAGGTGTCGTGGCGTACAATCTCCTGAGGAGAATTCGCCGGAAACAAGCATGCAGCAAAGCGAAACAGCATGACGATTTCTGGCCTGACTGTTGGTGCAGAAACCTGCTTGAACAATTGTGAGTAACATTATGCTAATAACACATGACTGCTAATCACGTAATTCCTTTATGAAGACGACTTAATATCTGGATAGATCCTCATTGCTACACGCACTTTCTATACTTTGCGAGTGACTGTGGATTTGGCGCTCTTAAAATCATTGTTCCCTCTCTGTGCGAGCTTTGAAGAAGTCTTTCAACTTCTCGTAATGCGAATAGTTTGTCACGGTGTGTGCGTACGACGATACTATCGACAACTATGCTGCGGCGCATTACAACACACTTTATAATATAGATTGCAAGTAGTATACAATTTTGCTCTGTACTCACGGACATCGAAACGAGAAAATAACAGGAGACGACGAGTTAACCGGTTTTTCCTTCGAAGCGACCGCCATTACAAAGGATGGTAGGATGTTATATACTTGCGGGTCCGGGGGATACCACTGAGAAGCGAACACAATCAATTTCACTATTAACGTACAATTAAAGAACAACGAGGGATAGATTATGTAGCGCAGCCGCCTCACATTGCTACATATGCACGAGATTTCTCGGAAAAGTAGTGGATATTGactctttgcatattttttgtggaaagaaCTGTGGTTGGCCAACCACCATCGTAGCCTCAGCATTTCACGAAAACTACAATTACCGCTGtacataaaatttgaaaatatggtAGGAATTCTATTTTGCGAAGCCTCCAATATATCTATTGGCTTGTCACTCGAACCAGTCTAATGAAGAATTCGTACTATAAACTTTTCGAAATCTTCATTTCGCGCGTGATCATGTTCACTAGAAACGTACGAGAATACGTGCACTCAAATGCCCAAATTACGGCCGCTACAAATTTTTAGGTCAAACCAGGCGACATGGTCGCCCTGGACACGAAAACCACAACCAAGTCTGTGAATTTGGGGAATATGCAAGGCGGAATTCCTTCTGAAGTGCGTAAAATGCGCCAGAAATTGGCAAAACCATGGTTTTGAGATGTGCTGTTGATTCGCTACTTAGTTTGATGTCGAGCTTAGTCTTCATAGATCATCTTTTGAGGGCCGAGCTCTACGCCACGTTTTTCTGCGGCGTAGAGATCGGCACTCAAGAGATTACATCAGATTGCTTCTCTGGTGGATAAGGTTTGCCTGATTACATGCAATTAATTCTGTCTACCGGTAGTTCAGGATTTCTATGGAGCAGCCTGCTCATCTTATGTTTGCGATTCTGATTTGACTTCCAGGTGTGACATTTTGCTTTGCTACTCTGTTGTCGCTAACTTGCTTTGACCCTTACGACATGAAAGCTAAAAGGGTTTTTGTCTTGGTATAGTTGCTGCGGAAGGTTTTCAATCGGATGAGCGCCTTCCGTAACACACTCTTTCCCCGTACACACTCCTTCTCTCTGCCCTACTGCAATCGATGGCGCATAGCGCTGTTCAGGTTGAGGAGTCTCGGTGCCGactatggtcgggtcaaaacgacatgaaccacgagtGTACTTGCGGTAcgtttgcgtacgcgctcggtacggcgcggtgaaggcagcgtttagaaccgagttgggagcgtcgcaaactgcagcgacggGTGGTGCTAACAAGGGTTTCAGCAcgtagccgctacgctccaccgaattGCATCGAGAGaagcttcatgtagttttgacacTACTATATATGTGCACTGCTTCCTGTATAACACAGCCTTTTTATTGCATGCATttaggaagatttttcttcgtccTCCCACTATATTAACAAAATGTTACTTACATTTGTCACTTATTACACCTACGTTACATTTGTacgttttttacttttatatccatttattttactCGGCTAGTTCGGGATGTCCTAGGAATAACCtagacttaatcggcgggttgATGTCAttgcctgacgcgattaccagCATcctcgccgaggtgtgccgtccttgaacacagccctgcgcaaccttctcgatcttctgcgagagcttgcacacaatcaatcaatttgccgctattccatattctgcgaaaccttatgtctcgcctgaactgcctatccacgccaagtcccctcaggtcctctttcaccacctcagtccagaacttccgttttcggccaggtgacATCCTCTggctcgaacccgacaaactcctcagatcTCGTtaaacaaggcgatctgccggtctccttaatatatgaccaaagaaggaACGATTTAccttagccactttcgatggcggtgcaagatgttggtattttccacgtgtcatccgccggtataccacatcaatttctgcgtgaagattgtggcataccctaggccaaaagtagccaagtagccgtctaaacTGCTTTCGTTTCGTGCAATAAgacctctccatcaccgtagatggtgctgcccaagtctccgatccaaaCATCACGGCTGGGCGaatgcggataggtagactcgcagcttgactttgtTGGGATGGgagtcgaccacagacatttcgttaaagagttaaatgcagaagtggccctagcgcatctttgctgaacatctctctcctagctgccgttgttcttcagcccAGGTTGCAGAACTCATCGAAGAGTtcgatcggttgtccgtccaccctgattcccgttcgaggtctcaaAGAAATCCACATCTGCATGCATtcatcagggcgtagacgtagtccataggctgcagccagcttcgatgcAAGGTTGACAAAATGCAGAAGTTTCGTGCTGCTTCCCGTGAATATAACAACttcgtcagcgtactcgagatcggtcaaggggtGTTCTGATGAtgctagaatgatatcggcatgacactgatctactgttccTCGCATAATATCATCGATGGGGAAGTTGAACAAGAAGGGTCcagccactgccccttgtcttactccagttaccacctcaaacggtgttgtacatccggctggtgttcgaacagcagttgttcgttgaatcatgtcatcaagcaagcgaaccaACTTTCccggtactccatcggcgcggaacgcgttgagaagacggcctcggtgaggagagtcgaacccGGCTTAGAAACTcaaattgcattggcttcgaaaaccgctgccagatttcgatcacccCTTTGACTATGagcacctggtcaatcgtagatcggccaggacgaaatcCAGCTTGCTTGTAGCgctttgtttcttcgcgatgtctagtgagtcggtccaggataatgcgctccaataccttgtacataacacgcagcaaagagattcctcgataattcctagggtccatGACGGATAATTTCTTGgtgaggggaattatgatagcgtgtctccacgaatcagg
This is a stretch of genomic DNA from Necator americanus strain Aroian chromosome II, whole genome shotgun sequence. It encodes these proteins:
- a CDS encoding hypothetical protein (NECATOR_CHRII.G7050.T2), translated to MKNGKSGGDDGFSAELLKYLPPSRIREMTKIIRSIWIDERIPDSWRHAIIIPLTKKLSVMDPRNYRGISLLRVMYKVLERIILDRLTRHREETKRYKQAGFPGFDSPHRGRLLNAFRADGVPGKLVRLLDDMIQRTTAVRTPAGCTTPFEVVTGVRQGAVAGPFLFNFPIDDIMRGTVDQCHADIILASSEHPLTDLEYADEVVIFTGSSTKLLHFVNLASKLAAAYGLRLRPDECMQMWISLRPRTGIRVDGQPIELFDEFCNLG
- a CDS encoding hypothetical protein (NECATOR_CHRII.G7049.T1), whose amino-acid sequence is MRGTVDQCHADIILASSEHPLTDLEYADEVVIFTGSSTKLLHFVNLASKLAAAYGLRLRPDECMQMWISLRPRTGIRVDGQPIELFDEFCNLG
- a CDS encoding hypothetical protein (NECATOR_CHRII.G7050.T1), encoding MKNGKSGGDDGFSAELLKYLPPSRIREMTKIIRSIWIDERIPDSWRHAIIIPLTKKLSVMDPRNYRGISLLRVMYKVLERIILDRLTRHREETKRYKQAGFRPGRSTIDQVLIVKGVIEIWQRFSKPMQFEFLSRVRLSSPRPSSQRVPRRWSTGKVGSLA